Proteins encoded in a region of the Melioribacteraceae bacterium genome:
- a CDS encoding MFS transporter gives MNLSEQFKKLKAGFHPTFWVANVMELFERLAYYGQQIVFMIYMRNDLGFSEAEAGQLSGVFGGLIYLLPILGGTLADKWGFRRAFNVAFSVLALGYFLIGSVGMSLFSGVYSGMDQYWLLMVFLILTAFGGSFIKPSVLGTVAVTSTSETKSLGFAIYYWLVNAGAMLGPTIAYFTRDSFGNKAVYIVSSVACLLMLIVNLLLYKEVKSPATDIVESFGKKIKNLFVVLGNIKFMIFLLIYSLYWIIFWQEFIIVPYYITDYIDANAPYEIIQSWAGAGAIILLQIPLNLLTKKIKTHNAILYGFAISSLIWIIIGIYPSIPTIVAGIVAFAIGEMIQAPRYYEYISEIAPPGQQGLYQGYAFLPIAIARFVGDPFGGWLYQSSKAAGKPELVWFVMIGIGVLATILMWIYNYFVTKSEKA, from the coding sequence GTGAACCTTTCAGAACAATTCAAGAAACTCAAAGCCGGTTTCCATCCTACATTCTGGGTAGCCAATGTAATGGAATTATTCGAACGGCTTGCCTATTACGGTCAGCAGATTGTCTTTATGATCTATATGCGGAACGATCTCGGATTTTCGGAAGCCGAAGCCGGACAGTTATCGGGTGTCTTCGGCGGATTAATCTATCTGCTTCCGATACTCGGCGGAACGTTAGCCGATAAATGGGGATTCAGACGCGCGTTCAACGTTGCATTTTCGGTTCTTGCTTTAGGATATTTTTTAATCGGCTCTGTCGGTATGAGTCTCTTCTCCGGAGTCTACAGCGGAATGGATCAGTACTGGCTCCTGATGGTCTTTCTGATTCTTACAGCGTTCGGCGGTTCATTTATAAAACCTTCCGTTCTCGGAACAGTCGCGGTTACATCAACATCCGAAACAAAATCGCTCGGCTTTGCGATCTATTACTGGCTCGTTAACGCCGGAGCTATGCTAGGACCGACAATCGCATATTTCACACGCGACAGTTTCGGAAATAAAGCGGTCTATATTGTTTCTTCTGTTGCCTGCCTCCTGATGCTTATAGTAAACTTACTTTTATATAAAGAGGTTAAGAGTCCTGCAACAGACATTGTTGAGTCTTTCGGAAAGAAGATTAAAAACCTCTTCGTAGTTCTCGGAAACATTAAGTTTATGATCTTTCTTCTGATCTACAGTTTATACTGGATAATCTTCTGGCAAGAATTTATTATCGTTCCTTACTACATAACGGATTACATCGATGCGAATGCGCCGTACGAAATAATTCAGTCGTGGGCAGGCGCCGGCGCAATTATTCTTCTTCAGATACCGCTGAACCTCCTTACGAAAAAAATAAAGACGCATAACGCGATTCTATACGGATTCGCTATATCAAGTTTGATATGGATTATAATCGGCATCTATCCTAGCATACCTACGATAGTAGCCGGAATAGTTGCATTCGCAATAGGCGAAATGATACAGGCGCCGCGCTATTACGAATATATTTCCGAGATCGCACCTCCGGGTCAGCAGGGATTGTATCAGGGCTACGCGTTTCTTCCGATAGCAATCGCGCGTTTCGTAGGCGATCCGTTCGGAGGATGGCTCTACCAGTCATCCAAAGCCGCGGGCAAACCTGAACTGGTCTGGTTCGTTATGATCGGAATTGGCGTGCTTGCAACAATTTTAATGTGGATCTATAATTACTTTGTAACTAAGAGCGAGAAAGCTTAA
- the floA gene encoding flotillin-like protein FloA (flotillin-like protein involved in membrane lipid rafts) — protein MEALTGLSLLIIVVAVIFLIIILYYVPIGLFITAYFSGVKVKIFRDLIGMRLRKVSPQVIVRNLIAATKAGLDLNISLLEAHYLAGGNVTKVVNALISANKANLDLEFEKAAAIDLAGRDVLEAVKMSVNPKVIETPLVSAVAKDGIQLKAMARITVRTNLERLVGGAGEATILARVGEGIVSTIGSSITHKEVLENPDSISKVVLSKGLDAGTAFEILSIDIADVDVGTNIGAILQTDQAEADLKVARAKAEERRAAAVASEQEMTAEVARMRAKVVEAEAEIPRAIAEAFREGNLGVMDYYNLRNIQADTEMRNTIAKPDEKKDKDSN, from the coding sequence ATGGAAGCTTTGACGGGATTATCCCTTCTCATAATTGTTGTTGCTGTAATATTTCTGATAATAATACTCTACTATGTGCCGATCGGACTATTCATTACAGCTTATTTCTCCGGTGTAAAAGTAAAGATTTTCCGTGACCTGATCGGAATGCGATTAAGGAAAGTATCACCCCAGGTGATTGTAAGAAATTTAATTGCTGCTACGAAAGCAGGATTGGATTTAAATATTTCACTTTTAGAAGCGCATTACTTAGCAGGCGGAAACGTAACAAAAGTTGTTAACGCTTTAATCTCAGCAAATAAAGCAAATCTCGATCTTGAATTCGAGAAGGCAGCCGCAATAGATCTGGCAGGAAGAGATGTTCTCGAAGCCGTGAAGATGTCGGTTAATCCGAAAGTTATCGAAACACCCCTTGTATCTGCGGTTGCAAAAGACGGAATTCAGCTCAAAGCAATGGCAAGAATTACTGTTAGAACAAACCTCGAACGCCTCGTTGGCGGCGCAGGCGAAGCTACAATTCTTGCACGTGTTGGCGAAGGAATTGTATCTACTATCGGCTCAAGCATAACTCATAAGGAAGTTCTTGAAAATCCCGATTCTATCTCTAAGGTAGTTTTATCGAAAGGCCTTGATGCAGGAACGGCATTCGAAATTCTATCGATCGATATAGCCGACGTTGACGTTGGGACGAACATCGGCGCTATTCTTCAGACCGATCAGGCTGAGGCGGATCTTAAAGTTGCAAGAGCGAAAGCAGAAGAAAGAAGAGCAGCTGCTGTTGCATCCGAACAGGAAATGACCGCCGAAGTTGCAAGAATGCGTGCCAAAGTTGTTGAAGCTGAAGCTGAAATTCCGAGAGCGATAGCAGAAGCATTCCGCGAAGGAAATCTTGGCGTTATGGATTATTATAATTTACGTAACATTCAGGCTGATACCGAAATGAGGAATACAATCGCTAAACCTGACGAGAAAAAAGATAAAGACAGTAACTGA
- a CDS encoding DegT/DnrJ/EryC1/StrS family aminotransferase, giving the protein MKVPLLDLKGQYQSIKKEIDEVVQKVIDSQYFIMGPDVGKLEEEINAYLNCQFSVGVSSGTDALLLALMALDIEPGDEIIVPTYSFFATAGVVARLNAKPVFVDSDPLTFNIDPKLIEKKITSKTKAIIPVHLYGQSADMNPIMQIARKYSLFVIEDAAQAIGTQYKDGRFVGTIGDIGCFSFFPSKNLGGFGDGGIVTTNNPNLEHKMRIMRVHGMEPKYYHKVIGGNFRLDSLQAAVLRVKLPHLDAWSEKRRMNAALYTKYFIEANLAEEEGKLTYDPNNRVLLPKAVYMPNEEQKAHGLLKNYHIYNQFVIRVEKRDELWEYLKKKDIGCEVYYPVPFHRQECFQYLNCKDSDYPVSNAAASQSLALPVYPELSEEQIKYVVEMIAKFMK; this is encoded by the coding sequence ATGAAAGTACCGTTGCTCGATTTAAAAGGGCAGTATCAATCAATCAAAAAAGAAATTGACGAAGTAGTCCAGAAAGTAATCGATTCGCAGTATTTTATTATGGGTCCGGATGTCGGCAAGCTTGAAGAGGAGATAAACGCTTATCTTAACTGCCAGTTCTCGGTTGGTGTCTCTTCAGGAACCGATGCGCTCCTTCTGGCATTGATGGCGCTTGATATCGAGCCGGGTGACGAAATAATCGTACCGACTTACTCATTCTTCGCAACAGCGGGCGTGGTAGCGCGTTTGAATGCGAAACCGGTATTTGTTGATTCCGATCCGCTTACCTTCAATATCGACCCGAAACTGATTGAGAAAAAAATTACTTCGAAGACTAAAGCGATTATTCCGGTTCATCTCTACGGACAGAGCGCCGATATGAACCCGATTATGCAGATTGCTAGAAAATACAGTCTCTTCGTTATAGAGGATGCCGCTCAGGCGATCGGTACGCAATACAAGGACGGAAGATTTGTAGGAACGATTGGCGATATCGGCTGCTTTTCATTTTTCCCGAGTAAGAATTTAGGCGGTTTCGGCGACGGAGGAATTGTTACTACAAATAATCCGAATCTTGAACACAAGATGAGAATAATGCGCGTACACGGAATGGAACCGAAGTATTACCATAAAGTGATCGGAGGAAATTTCCGCCTCGATTCGCTTCAGGCGGCAGTACTTCGTGTTAAACTCCCTCATCTCGATGCATGGTCCGAAAAACGCAGAATGAACGCCGCTCTCTATACAAAATATTTTATCGAAGCAAACCTTGCCGAAGAGGAAGGAAAATTAACATACGATCCGAACAACAGAGTTCTGCTTCCAAAAGCTGTTTATATGCCGAACGAGGAACAGAAGGCGCACGGACTTCTTAAGAATTACCATATCTATAATCAGTTTGTTATCCGTGTTGAGAAGCGGGATGAATTATGGGAATATTTGAAGAAGAAGGATATTGGCTGCGAAGTTTATTACCCGGTTCCTTTCCACCGTCAGGAGTGTTTCCAGTATCTGAATTGCAAGGATTCGGATTATCCTGTATCCAACGCTGCCGCATCACAGAGCCTCGCGCTGCCGGTCTATCCTGAATTATCGGAGGAACAGATTAAGTATGTTGTTGAGATGATAGCAAAATTCATGAAGTAA
- a CDS encoding ATP-dependent helicase — protein MPKKYQLKRVGEIPVRKPEADESKFVINYRNELNPSQYEAASAVEGNYLVIAGAGSGKTRTLVYRVSRLVELGYDPQSILLLTFTRKAAKEMMDRAAILLDNRCSKINGGTFHSFANLTLRKYAKAVKLDNGFTILDQSDSEDVINLIRGQLNLSQHKKRFPNKQTIFKVLSLGVNTGRPVEIILEEEYPHFAEYTEKFLQINKVYTSYKRQNNLLDYDDLLVYLRDFLLEFSPAAKSLLNTIKFTMVDEYQDTNKLQAEVIKGLAQVHQNIMVVGDDSQSIYSFRGANFKNIMEFPKLFKNVKLITLEENYRSTQQILDFSNRIIEFAMEKYPKHLFTRKTGGDLPGIISAANENMQSRFIVEKVLELREEGVPLNDMAVLFRSSFHSFDLEIELNKANIPYLKFGGMKFIETAHVKDLLAFLRIAQNPTDYVSWYRILLLHEGIGPKKAQMIMDEIAAGKLSIKSAAEKVVPKKYPDRIYNLFSLLHEIHTKNQLPADKAEMAFKYYEPIFKEKYDDWNKRRKDLDIFINISENYKSLDSLLADMALDPPQDSVIDIDATDKEREFLTLSTIHSAKGLEWHSVFIIHAVDGFFPSSQSFEKFESLEEERRLMYVASTRAKQNLFVCYPMHIFDRQNGFTFAKPSRFIDSISEELADQWLLED, from the coding sequence ATGCCTAAAAAATACCAGTTAAAGAGAGTCGGAGAGATTCCGGTTCGTAAACCTGAAGCAGATGAATCGAAATTTGTTATCAACTACCGGAACGAACTCAATCCCTCCCAGTACGAAGCGGCCTCCGCTGTTGAAGGAAATTACCTTGTAATAGCGGGCGCAGGGAGCGGCAAGACACGCACGCTCGTCTACCGAGTATCGCGGCTCGTAGAACTCGGATACGACCCTCAATCGATCCTTCTTCTTACATTCACCCGCAAAGCCGCAAAAGAGATGATGGACCGCGCCGCTATTCTCCTCGATAACAGGTGCTCAAAAATTAACGGAGGAACGTTCCACTCGTTCGCAAATCTTACGCTCCGCAAATATGCAAAAGCCGTAAAGCTCGATAACGGCTTTACTATCCTCGATCAGAGCGACAGCGAGGATGTTATAAACCTGATACGCGGACAGCTAAATCTATCCCAGCATAAGAAACGTTTCCCTAACAAGCAGACGATATTTAAAGTCCTCAGCTTAGGCGTTAATACAGGCCGGCCGGTTGAAATTATTCTTGAAGAGGAATACCCCCACTTCGCCGAATACACAGAAAAATTTCTGCAGATAAATAAAGTATACACTTCTTACAAACGTCAGAACAATCTGCTCGATTACGACGACCTGCTCGTTTACCTGAGGGATTTTCTTCTTGAATTCTCCCCCGCCGCAAAATCCCTTCTCAACACCATCAAATTTACGATGGTTGACGAATACCAGGATACGAACAAACTTCAGGCGGAAGTGATTAAAGGACTTGCCCAGGTTCACCAGAATATTATGGTTGTTGGAGACGACTCGCAGTCGATCTATTCATTCCGGGGCGCGAACTTTAAGAACATAATGGAATTCCCGAAACTCTTTAAGAACGTAAAACTGATTACTCTCGAAGAGAATTACAGAAGCACACAGCAGATACTCGATTTCTCCAACCGGATTATTGAATTCGCGATGGAGAAATACCCGAAGCATCTTTTCACGCGTAAGACGGGTGGCGACCTCCCCGGAATTATAAGCGCGGCTAATGAAAATATGCAGTCGAGGTTTATTGTAGAGAAAGTCCTCGAGCTCCGCGAGGAGGGCGTTCCGCTGAATGACATGGCGGTTCTATTCAGGTCCTCGTTCCATTCGTTCGACCTCGAAATTGAACTGAACAAAGCAAACATTCCGTATCTCAAATTCGGCGGAATGAAATTCATTGAGACCGCTCACGTTAAAGACCTTCTCGCTTTCCTGAGGATTGCTCAGAATCCGACAGATTATGTTAGCTGGTACCGGATTCTTCTGCTCCACGAAGGAATCGGTCCGAAGAAAGCTCAGATGATAATGGATGAAATAGCCGCAGGAAAACTCTCGATTAAATCGGCAGCCGAAAAAGTGGTGCCTAAAAAATATCCCGACCGCATCTACAATCTCTTTTCGCTCCTTCACGAGATCCATACAAAGAATCAGCTCCCGGCAGACAAAGCCGAGATGGCGTTTAAGTATTATGAGCCGATCTTCAAGGAAAAATACGACGACTGGAACAAGCGCCGTAAGGACCTCGATATTTTCATCAACATAAGCGAGAATTACAAATCGCTCGACAGCCTCTTAGCCGATATGGCTCTCGATCCGCCGCAGGACAGCGTTATCGATATCGACGCTACGGATAAAGAGCGGGAGTTCCTAACGCTCTCTACGATTCATTCCGCTAAAGGACTGGAGTGGCATTCGGTTTTCATTATTCACGCGGTGGACGGGTTCTTCCCCTCCTCGCAGTCGTTTGAGAAGTTTGAGAGCCTCGAAGAGGAGCGCCGGCTGATGTACGTAGCTTCCACGCGCGCCAAGCAGAATTTATTCGTCTGCTATCCGATGCATATATTCGACAGGCAGAACGGGTTTACATTCGCAAAGCCGTCGCGGTTCATCGATTCGATCTCCGAAGAGCTTGCCGACCAGTGGCTTCTTGAGGATTAA